In the genome of Kluyveromyces marxianus DMKU3-1042 DNA, complete genome, chromosome 1, one region contains:
- the SDS23 gene encoding protein SDS23, with amino-acid sequence MQSSSSSASSSRHVSIVELLSTPPNANTNNSLASGPSNGNLSAGTNGIAPNISLTSASNPSLINNSNSNPNMSPGLNGNDIDSISSGISSTSATSLASLHQQAAAAGVENSLPEYQQQQQQQQQQANAFMSPSPALSALDSHTVSRTNSESSFDTQLSRIHTTKWQLIPLSQLIEQNKLIFINGSMSVEEAFNTLVKHNLTSLPVEKFPDDMDCLTFDYNDLNSYLLLVLNKITVNNAEVTRQCQLGQPVPVGEIVKLTPKNPFYKLPEQENLSTAMMILGSGVHRVAITNQENTKIKGILSQRRLIKYLWDNARSFQNLEHLFQKTLKDLKIGVLDTHAKPTTRQSRIISIQGDELLIMALFKMHTERISSIAVIDHQGNLLGNISVTDVKHITRTSQYPLLQNTCLHFISVILDKRGIEMGKDSFPIFHVYPTSSLARTIAKLVATKAHRLWIVQPSGDTPVDSEKDKRSGKLIGVVSLTDILGLLARHQTEFKQVDPLTARRQRGSIV; translated from the coding sequence ATGCAATCGTCCAGCTCAAGTGCTTCCAGCAGTAGACATGTGTCAATCGTGGAACTTTTGTCCACGCCTCCCAATGCCAACACGAATAATAGCCTGGCTTCAGGACCCTCGAACGGTAATCTGAGCGCAGGTACGAACGGAATTGCGCCAAATATCAGTTTGACTTCCGCTTCGAATCCAAGTCTAATCAacaattcaaattcaaaccCAAACATGAGCCCAGGTCTCAACGGGAACGACATCGATAGTATCAGCAGCGGTATCAGCAGCACCAGCGCGACGAGTCTCGCCAGTTTGCACCAGCAAGCCGCAGCCGCAGGCGTAGAAAACTCTCTCCCGGaataccaacaacaacagcagcagcagcagcaacaggCGAACGCATTCATGTCCCCCTCACCGGCCCTCTCAGCCCTCGATTCGCACACTGTGTCGCGTACCAACTCAGAATCGTCCTTCGACACCCAGCTCTCGAGAATCCACACCACCAAGTGGCAGCTCATCCCCTTGTCGCAGCTCATCgaacaaaacaaattgATCTTCATCAACGGATCGATGTCCGTCGAAGAGGCGTTCAACACCTTGGTCAAACACAACTTGACGTCGTTGCCCGTCGAAAAGTTCCCAGACGACATGGACTGTCTCACCTTCGACTACAACGACTTGAACTCGTACTTGCTCTTGGTACTCAACAAGATCACCGTAAACAACGCAGAAGTCACCAGACAGTGCCAGCTGGGACAACCGGTCCCCGTCGGAGAAATCGTCAAGCTCACCCCGAAAAACCCCTTCTACAAATTGCCCGAGCAAGAAAACTTGTCCACCGCAATGATGATCCTTGGATCTGGTGTCCACAGAGTCGCCATCACCAACCAGGAAAATACAAAGATTAAAGGTATCCTATCGCAGCGCAGACTGATCAAGTACCTCTGGGACAACGCCAGATCGTTCCAGAACTTGGAACACCTGTTCCAAAAGACGTTGAAAGACCTCAAGATTGGCGTATTAGACACTCACGCAAAACCAACTACAAGGCAATCAAGAATTATCTCCATCCAGGGCGACGAATTGTTGATCATGGCCCTCTTCAAGATGCACACGGAACGTATTTCCTCCATCGCAGTAATAGACCACCAGGGCAACCTCTTGGGGAACATCTCCGTAACAGACGTCAAACACATCACCAGAACCTCCCAGTACCCGCTCTTGCAGAACACCTGCTTGCACTTCATCAGCGTCATCCTAGACAAGAGAGGTATCGAAATGGGTAAGGACTCTTTCCCTATCTTCCACGTGTATCCAACCTCCTCCTTGGCAAGAACAATCGCAAAACTAGTCGCTACAAAGGCTCACAGATTGTGGATCGTACAGCCTTCTGGCGATACTCCGGTAGATAGTGAAAAGGATAAACGCTCCGGTAAATTGATCGGTGTCGTCTCTTTGACTGATATCTTGGGCTTGCTAGCAAGACACCAGACAGAGTTCAAACAAGTCGACCCGCTAACTGcaagaagacaaagagGAAGTATCGTATGA
- the RAD6 gene encoding E2 ubiquitin-conjugating protein RAD6, protein MSTPARRRLMRDFKRMKEDSPPGVSASPLPDNVMIWNAMIIGPADTPYEDGTFRLLLEFDEEYPNKPPHVKFLSEMFHPNVYANGEICLDILQNRWTPTYDVASILTSIQSLFNDPNPASPANVEAATLFQDHKSQYVKRVKETVEKSWEDDMEDMADEDDEDDN, encoded by the coding sequence ATGTCTACGCCGGCTAGGAGGAGGTTAATGAGAGATTTCAAAAGAATGAAGGAGGATTCTCCGCCAGGGGTATCGGCATCGCCGTTGCCCGACAATGTCATGATTTGGAATGCGATGATTATCGGACCAGCAGATACGCCGTACGAGGACGGTACATTTAGATTATTATTGGAGTTCGATGAGGAGTATCCTAACAAGCCACCTCATGTCAAATTTTTAAGTGAAATGTTCCATCCCAATGTATATGCGAACGGTGAGATATGTTTGGATATTCTTCAGAATCGATGGACTCCGACTTATGACGTTGCCTCTATTCTAACGTCCATCCAATCTTTATTCAACGACCCTAACCCAGCATCTCCTGCAAATGTGGAGGCTGCCACATTATTCCAGGACCATAAATCTCAGTACGTTAAACGTGTCAAGGAAACTGTTGAAAAATCATGGGAGGACGATATGGAAGATATGGCTGACGAGGACGATGAGGATGACAATTGA